In one window of Pseudoalteromonas espejiana DSM 9414 DNA:
- a CDS encoding gamma-butyrobetaine hydroxylase-like domain-containing protein: MKHVTKVHYHSVSKNLDVYFDDGSMAEFSCEFLRVHSPSAEVQGHGAEPMKLVLNKQNVGIKKIVPVGHYALRLDFDDGHNSGLFSWSYFEMLQAQHKTLWDNYLVKVSEHEQNKDSVPIKFVP, translated from the coding sequence ATGAAGCACGTTACCAAAGTGCATTATCATAGCGTAAGTAAAAACCTAGATGTTTATTTCGATGATGGCAGTATGGCTGAATTTAGCTGTGAGTTTTTACGCGTACACTCTCCCTCAGCTGAGGTACAAGGGCACGGCGCTGAACCTATGAAACTGGTACTAAATAAACAAAATGTAGGTATTAAAAAAATTGTACCTGTGGGACATTACGCACTGCGTTTAGACTTTGATGATGGCCATAACAGCGGGCTATTTAGCTGGAGCTACTTTGAAATGCTGCAAGCACAGCATAAAACATTGTGGGATAACTACCTTGTAAAAGTAAGCGAACATGAGCAAAACAAAGACAGCGTGCCAATAAAGTTTGTTCCTTAA
- the hslU gene encoding HslU--HslV peptidase ATPase subunit — protein sequence MSAMTPREIVHELDQHIIGQANAKKAVAIALRNRWRRMQLNDDLRSEVTPKNILMIGPTGVGKTEIARRLAKLANAPFIKVEATKFTEVGYVGKEVETIIRDLVDVSIKMTREQQTKKFKHRAEEAAEERILDALLPPAKDQYGETQRDDNSSTRQTFRKKLREGQLDDKEIEIDLAQAQPNVEIMAPPGMEDMTNQLQSMFQNMGGDKRTKRKLKIKEAFKLLTEEEAAKLVNPEELKEQAIFAVEQNGIVFIDEIDKICKRGDSSGPDVSREGVQRDLLPLIEGSTVNTKHGMVKTDHMLFIASGAFQMAKPSDMIPELQGRLPIRVELEALSANDFKRILTEPHASLTEQQRELLKTEQVNVEFSDDAIERIAKAAWQVNEKTENIGARRLHTVMEKLMEEISYDASEQAGSTLTIDEAYVEKHLGALVEDEDLSRFIL from the coding sequence ATGTCTGCTATGACCCCAAGAGAAATTGTACACGAGTTAGATCAGCATATTATTGGTCAAGCTAATGCAAAAAAAGCCGTGGCTATCGCCCTTCGTAATCGCTGGCGCCGCATGCAGCTAAATGATGATTTACGCAGCGAAGTAACTCCTAAAAACATATTAATGATTGGTCCTACAGGTGTTGGTAAAACAGAAATTGCACGCCGATTAGCTAAATTAGCCAATGCACCGTTTATTAAAGTAGAAGCAACTAAATTCACCGAAGTGGGTTATGTTGGTAAAGAAGTTGAAACCATCATTCGCGACTTAGTTGATGTATCAATTAAAATGACTCGCGAGCAACAAACTAAAAAGTTTAAGCACCGCGCAGAAGAAGCAGCAGAAGAGCGTATTTTAGATGCCCTTTTACCACCCGCTAAAGATCAATACGGTGAAACGCAGCGCGACGATAACTCATCTACTCGCCAAACCTTCCGTAAAAAACTACGTGAAGGCCAGCTTGATGATAAAGAAATCGAAATTGATTTAGCGCAAGCCCAGCCAAATGTAGAAATTATGGCGCCTCCTGGTATGGAAGATATGACCAACCAGCTACAAAGCATGTTTCAAAACATGGGCGGCGATAAGCGCACCAAGCGTAAGTTAAAAATTAAAGAAGCTTTTAAGCTATTAACTGAAGAAGAAGCCGCTAAATTAGTTAACCCTGAAGAGCTTAAAGAGCAGGCTATTTTTGCTGTAGAGCAAAACGGTATTGTGTTTATTGATGAAATAGACAAAATTTGTAAGCGTGGCGACTCATCAGGTCCTGATGTAAGCCGTGAAGGCGTACAACGCGACTTACTACCGTTAATTGAAGGTTCAACAGTAAATACTAAGCACGGTATGGTAAAAACTGACCACATGCTATTTATCGCATCAGGTGCGTTCCAAATGGCTAAACCGTCAGATATGATCCCTGAATTGCAAGGCCGTTTACCAATCCGTGTAGAGCTTGAAGCCCTAAGCGCGAATGATTTTAAACGCATTTTAACAGAGCCTCATGCCTCGCTTACTGAGCAACAACGTGAACTACTTAAAACAGAGCAAGTGAATGTTGAATTTAGCGACGACGCTATTGAGCGTATTGCTAAAGCTGCATGGCAAGTAAATGAAAAGACCGAAAACATCGGTGCTCGTCGTTTACATACTGTGATGGAAAAGCTGATGGAAGAAATTTCATACGATGCATCTGAACAAGCAGGTTCAACCCTTACTATTGACGAAGCCTACGTAGAAAAACACCTAGGCGCACTCGTTGAAGATGAAGACTTAAGCCGCTTTATTTTATAA
- the hslV gene encoding ATP-dependent protease subunit HslV, with protein sequence MTTIVSVRRDNKVVIGGDGQVSLGNTVMKGNARKVRRLYNGKVIAGFAGGTADAFTLFERFESKLEMHQGNLTKAAVEMAKDWRSDRALRKLEALLAVADETASLIITGNGDVVQPENDLIAIGSGGNFAQSAATALLENTDLSARDIVEKSLTIAGDICVFTNNFQTIEEL encoded by the coding sequence ATGACCACTATCGTAAGTGTACGCCGCGACAATAAAGTAGTAATTGGTGGCGACGGCCAAGTATCGCTTGGCAATACCGTAATGAAGGGCAATGCCCGTAAAGTTCGACGCCTTTATAATGGCAAAGTAATTGCTGGCTTTGCTGGCGGTACTGCTGATGCCTTTACCCTTTTCGAACGCTTTGAAAGCAAACTAGAAATGCACCAAGGTAACCTCACTAAAGCCGCAGTAGAAATGGCTAAAGATTGGCGTAGCGACCGAGCCCTTCGCAAGCTTGAAGCCTTGCTTGCCGTTGCCGATGAAACAGCCTCACTTATTATTACTGGTAACGGTGATGTAGTGCAGCCAGAAAACGACCTAATCGCAATTGGTAGTGGTGGTAACTTTGCTCAATCAGCAGCAACTGCACTATTAGAAAACACCGACTTAAGCGCTCGCGATATTGTAGAAAAAAGCCTAACAATTGCCGGCGATATCTGCGTGTTTACCAACAACTTCCAAACAATCGAAGAATTATAA
- a CDS encoding SPOR domain-containing protein has product MAQHDYINKKPAGRKNTKQVPAKKPFPILLVIIALLLVGGFAYGLWFIKSNADPELVEQQAHPKKVEKVEIAKPRAPKFIEEIREHEIQVEVREIEQKGPYVMQCGSFRTHEQAETLKAKIAFAGLISEIKKTTGTSGIWYKVRLGPYKTKRQAESDKNKLKRVHVVGCGIWGWT; this is encoded by the coding sequence ATGGCACAGCACGATTATATTAATAAAAAGCCAGCGGGCAGAAAAAACACCAAGCAAGTCCCTGCTAAAAAACCATTCCCTATACTGTTAGTTATTATTGCTCTTTTACTGGTAGGCGGATTTGCCTATGGCTTATGGTTTATTAAAAGTAATGCCGACCCAGAACTTGTTGAACAACAAGCTCACCCCAAAAAAGTTGAAAAAGTAGAAATAGCAAAGCCGCGTGCACCAAAGTTTATTGAAGAAATACGTGAGCATGAGATCCAAGTAGAAGTTAGAGAAATTGAGCAAAAAGGTCCTTATGTTATGCAATGTGGCTCGTTTAGAACCCATGAGCAAGCAGAAACCCTAAAAGCCAAAATAGCGTTTGCTGGGCTAATCTCTGAAATTAAAAAAACCACAGGCACCAGCGGTATTTGGTATAAAGTGCGCTTAGGCCCTTATAAAACCAAACGCCAAGCCGAAAGTGATAAAAACAAGCTCAAGCGTGTACACGTTGTTGGCTGCGGAATTTGGGGTTGGACTTGA
- the priA gene encoding primosomal protein N' yields MLFVEVAIKVPLPRTFDYKIDEQLTLLSDSITPGMRVLVPFGNQKKVAVVLAVKNSTEVPENKIKTIIDVIDQSPILSAQHLELLSFTARYYCYPLGETIHIALPSALRQGENPDKTSINMVTLTDKGAKLPSLKAKTQLNLLKQLAQSGKSSLTELKALGFNKKTIDSLIDKELITQTIEHDNQWQSVAPTVGTKPVLNKEQAVACTTINQSVGFKSFLLEGVTGSGKTEVYLQCLEEVLKRGEQALVLVPEIGLTPQTVNRFRRRFPDTPIMLWHSALTDNERLQTWRFCEKGSCAIVIGTRSSIFLPFLKLGMLVVDEEHDSSFKQQDTLRYHARDLAAYRAFQHKIPLILGSATPALETLHKAINNKYQLLSLTERAQTATDNQFKLLDMKGQPDQAGIAHASLATMRQHLNRGKQVMVFLNRRGFSPTLICHECGWLSECNRCSTSATFHKAIGQMICHHCGEQHQVPHQCPDCGSTQIFPNGKGTEQIEEFLTSEFPDTPVTRIDRDSTRRKGSLEKALDEINQGGARILVGTQMLAKGHHFADVSLVLILDVDSGLYSCDFRATEHLAQLVTQVAGRAGRSGEPGQVQLQTHFPEHPLLQDLVNNGYQDFARFALSERDDADLPPITNMAIVRAQGHSIKQVVDFLTDLVPVNGVSGIQLLGPIPAPLERVAGMYRFQLHIQAHDRKALHQYLAQMVDYLSTSKLAQKVRWSLDVDPIDMI; encoded by the coding sequence ATGCTTTTTGTTGAAGTTGCCATTAAAGTCCCGCTGCCACGCACCTTTGATTATAAAATAGATGAACAACTTACGCTTTTATCAGATTCGATAACGCCAGGTATGCGCGTACTAGTCCCCTTTGGTAATCAAAAAAAAGTTGCTGTGGTATTAGCGGTTAAAAACAGCACCGAAGTACCCGAAAACAAAATTAAAACAATTATTGATGTTATTGATCAATCCCCTATTTTGTCTGCGCAACATTTAGAGCTACTAAGCTTTACAGCACGCTATTACTGTTACCCGTTAGGTGAGACTATTCATATTGCGTTGCCAAGCGCGCTTCGCCAAGGTGAAAACCCAGATAAAACCAGTATTAACATGGTTACCCTAACCGACAAAGGCGCTAAGTTACCGTCATTAAAAGCTAAAACCCAGTTAAATCTGTTAAAGCAACTCGCGCAGTCAGGTAAATCATCGTTAACCGAGCTAAAAGCACTCGGCTTTAATAAAAAAACCATCGATAGCCTTATAGATAAAGAACTAATAACGCAAACTATAGAGCACGATAACCAATGGCAAAGTGTAGCGCCCACTGTGGGCACCAAACCTGTACTTAATAAAGAGCAAGCCGTAGCGTGCACGACCATAAATCAAAGTGTTGGCTTTAAAAGCTTTTTACTAGAAGGCGTTACCGGCAGCGGTAAAACCGAGGTCTACTTACAATGCTTAGAAGAAGTACTAAAGCGCGGCGAGCAAGCACTGGTGCTTGTTCCCGAAATTGGCTTAACACCACAAACAGTTAATCGCTTTCGAAGACGCTTTCCCGATACGCCGATTATGTTATGGCACTCGGCCTTAACCGATAACGAGCGTTTACAAACTTGGCGCTTTTGCGAAAAAGGCAGCTGCGCTATAGTGATAGGCACACGCTCGAGTATTTTTCTGCCCTTTTTAAAGCTCGGTATGCTAGTGGTTGATGAAGAACACGACTCTTCATTTAAACAACAAGACACCTTACGCTATCATGCACGCGATTTAGCTGCTTATCGTGCATTTCAGCATAAAATACCGCTTATTTTAGGCAGTGCTACGCCTGCGCTCGAAACCCTACACAAAGCTATAAATAATAAATATCAGCTTTTGAGCCTTACAGAGCGCGCCCAAACAGCCACCGATAACCAATTTAAATTACTCGATATGAAAGGCCAACCTGACCAAGCAGGTATTGCGCACGCAAGCCTTGCTACTATGCGCCAGCATTTAAATCGGGGTAAACAAGTGATGGTATTTTTAAATCGGCGTGGTTTTTCTCCCACCCTTATTTGCCATGAATGTGGCTGGTTAAGCGAGTGTAACCGCTGTAGCACCAGTGCTACGTTTCATAAAGCGATTGGACAAATGATTTGCCATCACTGTGGCGAGCAACATCAAGTACCACACCAATGCCCAGATTGCGGTAGCACACAAATATTTCCAAATGGTAAAGGCACCGAGCAAATAGAAGAATTTTTAACTAGCGAATTTCCAGATACACCAGTCACACGTATCGACCGTGATTCTACCCGCCGTAAAGGTAGCCTAGAAAAAGCCCTAGATGAAATTAACCAAGGTGGCGCACGTATTTTAGTAGGCACACAAATGCTGGCAAAAGGGCACCACTTTGCCGATGTAAGTCTAGTACTTATTTTAGATGTAGATAGCGGACTATACTCTTGCGATTTTAGAGCCACAGAACATTTGGCACAGTTAGTTACACAAGTAGCTGGGCGCGCGGGCCGCTCAGGCGAACCTGGGCAAGTGCAATTGCAAACGCATTTCCCTGAGCACCCTCTGTTACAAGATTTAGTAAACAACGGTTATCAAGACTTTGCACGCTTTGCACTCAGTGAGCGAGATGATGCAGATTTACCGCCAATTACAAATATGGCCATTGTAAGAGCTCAAGGACACAGCATTAAGCAAGTTGTCGATTTTTTGACGGATTTGGTTCCTGTTAACGGGGTATCTGGTATACAATTGCTCGGTCCGATCCCTGCCCCACTAGAAAGAGTAGCAGGTATGTATCGGTTTCAATTGCATATTCAAGCGCACGACCGCAAAGCATTGCATCAGTATCTTGCGCAAATGGTTGACTATTTAAGCACCAGCAAACTGGCACAAAAGGTTCGCTGGAGTTTAGATGTTGACCCTATAGACATGATTTAG
- the rpmE gene encoding 50S ribosomal protein L31: MKEGIHPKYEVISATCSCGNKFETRSTLCKDIHLDVCSACHPFYTGKQKILDTGGRVDRFNKRFGALSSKK, encoded by the coding sequence ATGAAAGAAGGTATTCACCCTAAGTACGAAGTAATTTCTGCAACATGTTCATGCGGAAACAAATTCGAAACTCGTTCTACTCTGTGCAAAGACATCCACTTAGACGTATGTTCTGCGTGTCACCCGTTTTACACTGGTAAGCAAAAGATTTTAGACACTGGCGGCCGTGTTGATCGCTTTAACAAGCGCTTCGGTGCACTTAGCAGCAAGAAGTAA
- a CDS encoding malic enzyme-like NAD(P)-binding protein: MSDFREQALHYHSHPVPGKISIELTKSAETVQDLALAYSPGVAEPVREIAADPANAYKYTGKGNMVAVITNGTAILGLGNLGPLASKPVMEGKALLFKRFAGLDSIDIEVKHRTTEDFINTVANIADTFGGINLEDIKAPECFEIEKALIERCSIPVFHDDQHGTAIVTAAGMLNALEVQGKSIEDAIIVCLGAGAAAVACMELLIKCGALREHIYMLDRKGVIHTRRDDLNEYKQLFANNTDKRTLQDVIADADVFVGVSGPNLLAPEDLKLMADKPVVFACSNPDPEIAPELAHSARNDLIMATGRSDFPNQVNNVLCFPFIFRGALDVRASAINDEMKIAAVEAIRSIAKEPVPAEVLKAAGVDKLEFGADYIIPKPMDPRLLPRIAKAVAVAAVDSGVAQIDLPENYMA, from the coding sequence ATGTCAGATTTTCGTGAACAAGCATTACATTACCACTCACATCCCGTTCCAGGCAAAATCAGCATTGAGCTAACTAAATCTGCCGAAACGGTGCAAGATTTAGCATTAGCATATAGCCCAGGTGTTGCAGAGCCTGTACGTGAAATAGCAGCAGACCCAGCAAATGCATATAAATATACCGGTAAAGGTAATATGGTTGCGGTGATCACAAATGGTACGGCAATTTTAGGGCTCGGTAATTTAGGCCCGCTTGCGTCTAAACCGGTTATGGAAGGTAAAGCGTTATTGTTTAAACGTTTTGCAGGGCTTGATTCTATCGATATTGAAGTTAAGCACCGTACTACAGAAGATTTTATTAATACTGTGGCAAACATTGCCGACACGTTTGGTGGTATCAACCTAGAAGATATTAAAGCACCTGAGTGTTTTGAAATTGAAAAAGCCCTTATTGAGCGTTGTAGCATTCCGGTATTTCATGATGACCAACACGGTACCGCAATTGTAACTGCTGCGGGTATGCTCAATGCGTTAGAAGTACAGGGTAAATCAATTGAAGATGCCATCATTGTATGTTTAGGTGCTGGTGCTGCAGCCGTTGCCTGTATGGAGCTGTTAATTAAGTGTGGCGCACTACGCGAGCATATTTATATGTTGGATCGTAAGGGTGTTATTCATACACGCCGTGATGATTTAAACGAATACAAACAGTTATTTGCTAACAATACCGATAAGCGTACTTTGCAAGATGTAATTGCTGATGCCGATGTGTTTGTGGGTGTATCTGGCCCTAATTTATTGGCGCCAGAAGACTTAAAACTAATGGCCGATAAGCCTGTTGTGTTTGCGTGTTCAAACCCAGATCCTGAAATTGCGCCTGAGCTTGCTCATTCAGCACGTAACGATTTAATTATGGCAACGGGTCGCTCAGACTTCCCTAACCAAGTTAATAATGTTTTATGTTTTCCGTTTATTTTCCGTGGTGCACTTGATGTACGTGCAAGCGCTATTAACGACGAAATGAAAATTGCTGCCGTAGAGGCGATTCGTAGTATTGCTAAAGAACCCGTGCCGGCTGAAGTATTAAAAGCGGCAGGTGTAGATAAACTTGAATTTGGCGCAGACTATATTATTCCTAAGCCTATGGACCCACGCTTATTACCACGTATAGCAAAAGCTGTGGCAGTGGCGGCTGTTGACTCTGGTGTGGCGCAAATTGATTTACCTGAAAATTATATGGCTTAA
- the metJ gene encoding met regulon transcriptional regulator MetJ, giving the protein MAKWNGEYIHPYAEHGKKSEQVKKITVSIPLNVLKVLTDERTRRQINNLRHATNSELLCEAFLHAFTGQPLPNDDDLRKDNAEKVPEEVKKIMQEMGLEVPILNEE; this is encoded by the coding sequence ATGGCTAAATGGAATGGTGAGTATATTCACCCATACGCAGAACACGGGAAAAAATCAGAACAAGTTAAAAAGATCACCGTTTCGATCCCGTTAAATGTATTAAAAGTATTAACTGACGAACGCACCCGTCGTCAAATTAACAATCTGCGCCATGCAACAAATAGCGAGCTTTTATGTGAAGCCTTTTTGCATGCTTTTACCGGTCAGCCGTTACCAAACGATGATGACCTTCGTAAAGATAACGCAGAAAAAGTCCCAGAAGAAGTGAAAAAAATAATGCAAGAAATGGGGCTCGAAGTCCCTATTTTAAACGAAGAGTAG